A single Fusobacterium simiae DNA region contains:
- a CDS encoding BglG family transcription antiterminator, whose amino-acid sequence MLKKQHFELLKLIENEKKLPKIAEILNLSERSVRYKINEINEELGIKKIEIKKREFFSSLTDEDMDKLIENIEGANYIYNQKEREELIILYTLMKKDNFLLKEIAEKLGTSKSTIRNDLKNLKKILLEYNIRLLQDDKLKYYFSYSEEDYRYFIAIYLYKYVSFDKKYDKIFFDDISYFRKMIYREIKEEYMTEIESVSKRMKKAELDYMDETLNILVILMIISNKREKKNDNLKIENIEILEKREEYLQLKKIFPDFSKTSLLFFTDYLFRITRDEKDVFVKFKNWLDICVAISKIVRVFEIENRVDLKDIDIFLDEIFYYIKPLIFRTKRKIKLKNSILKDVKKLYPIILNFLKKNFYFLEEVINEKVSEEEIAYLVPFFHKALQNNNKINKKGILVTTYKENIAIFLKEDIETEFLIDIDKILTLKSFEQMEKNLDDYDYILTTFSVEKDFVKEIKRTKIIELNPILTEKDIKKLENTGLAKNKKIKMTTLLKVILENSFNVDVKNLIHDLDESFPEKIYNDIDRNKFSLGNFLKQENIFKINLDSFEEILDKFLNLSFLQKSDINDIINKASNNNFYSYLGFKIGIIFHKLNTKNSQNNVLIAVNEKEIDINSKKISTVILINSNCEKKYRGIIYSFVKLFFLNNEFNITSDELDIYNFLATIDN is encoded by the coding sequence ATAGAAATAAAAAAAAGAGAATTTTTTTCTTCTTTAACTGATGAGGATATGGATAAACTTATTGAAAATATTGAAGGAGCAAACTATATATATAATCAAAAAGAAAGAGAAGAATTAATTATATTATATACTTTAATGAAAAAAGATAATTTTTTATTAAAAGAAATAGCAGAAAAATTAGGGACAAGTAAATCTACTATTAGAAATGACTTGAAAAATTTAAAAAAGATATTATTGGAATATAATATCAGACTATTACAAGATGATAAACTAAAATATTATTTTAGCTACTCAGAGGAAGATTATAGATATTTCATAGCAATTTATCTATATAAATATGTAAGCTTTGATAAAAAATATGACAAAATCTTTTTTGATGATATAAGTTATTTTAGAAAAATGATTTATAGGGAAATTAAAGAAGAATATATGACTGAAATAGAATCTGTTTCTAAGAGAATGAAAAAAGCAGAATTAGATTATATGGATGAAACTTTAAATATATTAGTCATTTTAATGATTATTTCCAATAAAAGAGAAAAGAAAAATGATAATTTAAAGATTGAAAATATAGAAATTTTAGAAAAACGAGAAGAATATTTACAACTTAAAAAGATTTTTCCCGATTTTTCAAAGACTAGTCTATTGTTTTTTACAGATTATCTATTCAGAATAACAAGAGATGAGAAAGATGTTTTTGTAAAATTTAAAAATTGGTTGGATATATGTGTAGCTATAAGTAAGATAGTAAGAGTTTTCGAAATTGAAAATAGGGTTGATTTAAAGGATATAGATATTTTTCTTGATGAGATATTTTATTATATAAAACCTTTAATTTTTAGAACTAAGAGAAAGATAAAGTTAAAAAACTCAATATTAAAAGATGTAAAAAAGCTTTATCCAATAATACTTAATTTTTTAAAAAAGAATTTTTATTTTTTAGAAGAAGTTATCAATGAAAAAGTTTCAGAGGAGGAAATTGCATATTTAGTACCTTTTTTTCATAAAGCTTTACAAAATAACAATAAAATAAATAAAAAAGGAATACTTGTTACAACTTATAAGGAAAATATAGCAATTTTCTTAAAAGAAGATATAGAAACAGAATTTTTAATTGATATAGATAAGATTTTAACCTTAAAAAGCTTTGAACAAATGGAAAAAAATTTAGATGATTATGACTATATTTTAACAACTTTCTCTGTAGAAAAAGATTTTGTGAAAGAAATTAAGCGAACTAAAATTATAGAGTTAAATCCCATTTTAACAGAAAAAGATATAAAAAAACTTGAAAATACGGGACTTGCAAAAAATAAAAAGATAAAGATGACAACTTTATTAAAAGTGATATTAGAAAATTCATTCAATGTTGATGTAAAAAATCTTATACATGATTTAGATGAATCATTTCCAGAAAAAATATATAATGATATAGATAGGAACAAATTCTCATTAGGAAATTTTTTAAAACAAGAGAATATTTTTAAAATAAATTTAGATTCATTTGAAGAAATTTTAGATAAATTTTTAAATTTATCTTTCTTGCAAAAAAGTGATATTAATGATATTATAAATAAAGCATCAAATAATAATTTTTACTCTTATTTAGGGTTTAAAATTGGGATAATTTTTCATAAATTAAATACAAAAAATAGTCAAAATAATGTACTTATTGCAGTAAATGAAAAAGAAATAGACATAAATAGTAAAAAAATAAGTACAGTTATACTAATAAATTCAAATTGTGAAAAAAAATACAGAGGAATTATTTATAGTTTTGTAAAATTATTTTTCTTAAATAATGAATTTAATATTACCAGTGATGAGTTAGATATCTATAATTTTTTAGCAACAATAGATAATTAA
- a CDS encoding OadG family protein, translating into MWTSNTMTFWESIVTFLIGFSIVFAALIALALFILISSKVINLLVKDEVPEQKPTVSNVNANANTVTKVVAKEDNQEEVERLAVIISAISEEMREPVEKFSIVSITEI; encoded by the coding sequence ATGTGGACATCTAATACTATGACTTTTTGGGAAAGTATAGTGACTTTTTTGATAGGTTTCTCAATAGTGTTTGCAGCTTTGATAGCACTAGCACTATTTATACTTATATCATCAAAAGTTATAAATCTTTTAGTTAAAGATGAAGTACCTGAACAAAAGCCAACTGTAAGTAATGTAAATGCAAATGCAAATACAGTTACAAAAGTGGTTGCTAAAGAGGACAACCAAGAAGAAGTTGAAAGATTAGCAGTTATAATCTCAGCCATTAGTGAAGAAATGAGAGAGCCTGTTGAGAAATTCAGCATTGTTAGCATAACAGAAATTTAA
- a CDS encoding biotin/lipoyl-containing protein, whose amino-acid sequence MKYVVTVNGKKFEVEVEKVGGTGKSLSRQPVERRETVAKSEPVVEAKAAPAPVEAAPAATSTTGGTTITSPMPGSILDVKVNVGDKVKFGQTLAILEAMKMENDIPATVDGEVAEIRVKKGDVVETDSVLIVLK is encoded by the coding sequence ATGAAATACGTAGTAACAGTAAATGGTAAAAAATTTGAGGTTGAAGTTGAAAAAGTTGGAGGAACAGGGAAATCATTATCTCGTCAACCTGTTGAAAGAAGAGAAACAGTTGCAAAATCAGAACCTGTTGTTGAAGCAAAAGCAGCTCCAGCTCCAGTTGAAGCAGCTCCAGCAGCAACATCTACTACTGGAGGAACTACAATAACAAGTCCAATGCCTGGATCAATTTTAGATGTTAAAGTAAATGTAGGAGACAAAGTTAAATTTGGACAAACTCTTGCAATATTAGAAGCAATGAAAATGGAAAATGATATCCCAGCAACAGTTGATGGAGAAGTTGCTGAAATAAGAGTTAAAAAAGGAGACGTAGTAGAAACTGACTCAGTTTTAATAGTGTTAAAATAA